The following coding sequences are from one Panicum hallii strain FIL2 chromosome 5, PHallii_v3.1, whole genome shotgun sequence window:
- the LOC112895173 gene encoding uncharacterized protein LOC112895173: protein MATWPVGQPPPPLTLGDLFRPYYIAPYPCNGCPKSPFPRDIYTIALQPPPPRQPLAMAPQAPSTPPLPAGMRRRSGICGGGGVRGVRMGCFGDPEMKQRRRVAGYKAYAVEGKVKASIRRGIRWFKRKISGILSF from the coding sequence ATGGCCACTTGGCCTGTTGGCCAGCCTCCACCACCGCTCACCCTGGGTGACCTCTTCCGGCCATACTACATCGCGCCCTATCCCTGCAACGGCTGCCCCAAGAGCCCATTCCCACGAGACATCTACACGATCGCGCtgcagccaccgccgccgcggcagccgCTCGCCATGGCGCCGCAGGCCCCCTCTACCCCGCCGCTGCCTGCAGGCATGAGGCGGCGCAGCGGTatctgcggcggcggcggcgtgcgcgggGTCCGCATGGGCTGCTTCGGCGACCCCGAGAtgaagcagcggcggcgggtcgCGGGGTACAAAGCGTACGCGGTggagggcaaggtgaaggcctcCATACGCCGGGGGATCCGGTGGTTCAAGCGCAAAATCTCCGGCATCCTGAGCTTCTGA